Genomic window (Rhodohalobacter sp. SW132):
GGGAGTAGCCATGGAGATGATGGTGATAGTACATCGTCTGTAGATATTCCAGTACTGTATGCACCGGTCCACCATGGCGTAGAGGTATCGGTGACGCCCTCTTTTGAATGGAGCGATGCGGGTGCCGATTACTATGTCCTTCAACTAACCGGTAATGGGGTCAATGTGGATGTTACAGTGAAGGATACCAGTTATACACTCAACAATAACCTGCTCGAAACCGGCGAAACATATGAGTGGCGGGTTCGTGGTGTGAAAGATAGCGTTGAAGGGAAGTGGAGCAGAGTTTACACGTTTGAAACAGATACGGACAGCCGCGCCCTAACCAGTGTGGACGGAGAAGCCCCCCTGGAGACAGCGATTGAGCAAAATTATCCAAATCCGTTTAATCCTTCTACCCAAATCGAATTTACGCTCTCTGAATTGCAAAACGTGACGCTGAGCGTGTATGATATGGCGGGCCGCCAGGTGGCGGTGTTAGTCGACGGTATGCG
Coding sequences:
- a CDS encoding T9SS type A sorting domain-containing protein, with the translated sequence GSSHGDDGDSTSSVDIPVLYAPVHHGVEVSVTPSFEWSDAGADYYVLQLTGNGVNVDVTVKDTSYTLNNNLLETGETYEWRVRGVKDSVEGKWSRVYTFETDTDSRALTSVDGEAPLETAIEQNYPNPFNPSTQIEFTLSELQNVTLSVYDMAGRQVAVLVDGMRQAGRHSASFHADHMASGVYFYRLVTETQSFTMKMTLLK